In the Silene latifolia isolate original U9 population chromosome 1, ASM4854445v1, whole genome shotgun sequence genome, GTCATAGGCTTCTTGAAGGAGAATGAGGAGCTTCCATCGGCGCATGCTCACCTTGTGCAAATTTGTAAGTGTTTTTTGAATGATCACACTTGGCCAATCGAGGTTCATCATATTTACAGAGAGGCCAACGCATGTGCGGACTGGTTAGCTAATATAGGAGTAGGACAAGACCAAAGAGTGGTTATTTGGGAGCCGGACGACATACCAAATCATCTGTTTTGGCTATTGCAGCAAGACGTGGGAGGAGTGTCATGGCCAAGGATTGTGCCATTTTATGCTTTCTAGtttgttagtttatttttctGTTCTTGTTTTTCGCTTTCTGTTATTTTAATTCTGGGTTCGCCCCGCTTCttgtaaccaaaaaaaaaaaaaaaaaaaaatttcattttttttggacAAGTAGTGGTAGGGACCACTTGaataaaacaaattaattttGTATACATTACTTCCAAAGCTTTACATTGTTAGCTTTTATATACACTATATCAACAAGATCCattaaaaatattttattaaAATTCAATAATTTTTTGTCAACAACATCAAAGAAACTAAAAACTAAAAAAATGTTGATTATAAAAATGCTACTCCATATTAAGTACGGATATTTtattaacaataaataaattttgtACTTAACACTAAGAAAATACGGAGTAATATATTATTAATCATTATAGACAATTTGATTTATCGAAGATCAATTACCTAAAAAAGTCGTAGATTACTAATATCTGGTATAAAACTTATATATCAATAGCATAAATTAGTAGACTATACAACAAGTTGTATCCATCTGGTTGTATAGATTTGGAGCTTTATAATAAAGAATTTGAGCTTCTATGTATATTTTACGAACTTTATTGGAAAGAATCTGAGCGCATTTATAAAAATTTTAAACTCAATATCTTATAATGAAACTAAAAAATAATACATATAAGTTtaattagattttaattttgaaccctaaaaaattaaaatgtaactcAAAAATTTTTAACAGCTCGAAAAGATTGCATATAAGCTCAATTAGATTATATTGGATGTAGCAAGCTCATATACATCTGGGTGTATAGTCTTATTTTTGCAATAACATTTGTACTAAAAAATATTTGTGAAATGAAATCAAAAATCATTATTACTGAACACAAATTAACCTTTGACTCTTTGAGACATACCTACATAGTTACATAGATCTCTTTTTCTAAATTAGATTACTCGATTTCACCAACTAAAATAAAAATCATAATGGGGAAGATGGTTATGAATTTGAGTTTTGTTAAATCGGATTAGAAGGCGAGGTGAGTTGAGTTGGTTGATAAGCTTTAGGATTTTAGATTATGAATTTGTAGCTTTGGAGATGAGCGAGGGAAAAAATGGATATGGAGAAGAAAAAGACATGGAAAAATCCAATTGATACAAATCAATGTAGAAATCTGAAAGAAGTTATGTAGATGATCAAATTATCCTTTAAAAATATTTCCGGTATAAAAAAGTAAACATAAACAATTAAATGAGACCCTATAaatagaataggtaaacaaaGAATCGGgatgaagaagtaataaataaatattttgataataataaattgaaaaggcaaacccgtgcaaattgcacgggtgtAAAACTAGTTTGTTTTAATATTAAAACAGGTCAAGTATCAATGTATTATCCCACTTGCATATAAaccaaatcattttttttttccatacATTTTGCTTATTCATATTATTAACCCCTCTTAAGCTTAAAACAGACACATCTgccttaaacaagaatttgtgaaagtCATTAAAGAAATCTTTGAGAGTTTGGGTATATAGTCATGAAGTCATGAAGATATAGTACACAACCACCGCAAATTTTGTTTCAAACGAGCTATTTTTGTCTAAAATAATAAAACGAGATTTTGTTACTATTTGTAGTCAAATATAACCACAATGGTCCAACCGTCCACttattgataatttttttttccaaaaatagTCACATACTCATTTACTCACAATTAGTTGAACCACGTCTTCTTATTTGAAACCGAACATACAGTAAGAGTGTGAAACTGAAAGGTGGACCTCTGACAGTAGTAAGTTGAGATCTTTACTTACTCCTGCCTGTTTTATTCACTCATCCAAGCAAACTCATGCACTTCTTTACCTCTTAATATTTCCAAAACTAAATCTTTTATACTGAACTTGCTCTAAAAAAATCAGGCTTCTTTCATTTCTCTACTTTGTaagaactctctctctctctttctttttttctcaGCTATTTTGATTTTCATGTCCAATGTTTGTTACTTTGTTTTGTTACAGTCTTTAATCATGTTTTGTTATTGTGGTGACCTTGTGAACGGTTAGATCCACGTTGGGTTAAAACTTGTTAACTCTTGACAAATTAGCCATGTTCCAAGCCCGGAACATTGACACTTGCAACCGAGTCTGAGTAACATAGATAGTGTGGTACCAAGTAGATATCATCTCCCCATCCGAGTATATTGTCATAATCTACaattgtttcaattttttttaaaagaggTATGAAAATATCTGTTTTGATAAACCAAACACAACAAATTTTATGATTTATGTTTACATATATATGGAGAAATTGATGGTCAAAGTTGACACTGTCTGACCACTAAGGGGAAATGAGGACGATATAAATGGGATGGATAATGTCGCTGCATGCCTTTTTTATCGGTCATGTAATAAACTTGTATCCATCTAGTATCGGCTATATTAGCCTTTTCTTGGTCTTGTCATGTTAAAAAATTATTAGCCACTACTCTTGCTAGCCGTTGCCCTGCCCTGCCATTAATTAAGGCCTCAATCCCTTCCTTCCATATAAGTGTAAATATTATAGCTGTTAATATTTCCTTCCCTATATACGATAGCATGCTCATGCATATATAGCTTGTAATCGGAAAACTTGAGTTACACCATACTTATATGGAAGGAAGGGATTGAGGCCTTAATTAATGGCAGGGCAGGGCAACGGCTAGCAAGAGTAGTggctaataaaaataaatatcaGTGAGATAACCGGATGAGAATCCTTCAATAGTGGCATCTTATATGCGTCTTTTTCACTAACCAACGGTCAATGTAGCTTGCAGTTAATTAATTGCCGTGCTGATGGGTTCTGAGAGGTATGTTCGTGACACGTGCCGCCAGAACTGTTTCTCCAAGCATTGGAAGAAACACGGTGAACCTCCAAAAGTTTGTGCATTTTCCAAAAGCATGATTGGCAATGGGTTCGACATATCCATGGTTATACCTCCTAAATTCTCAAAGAAACTTAAGTCACTGGTAGGAGAAAAGTTCACCCTTGAGGATTCTAGCGGTCGAAGGTGGGATGTTCTCCTGACACGTACAGAAGGCTCTCTTGCCTTCGTAACAGGATGGCTTAACTTTGTACTGGATCATGACATTCAGTATGGTGATCTTTTAGTGTTCTATTACTTAAATGACAGGCGTTTTCTTGTCGAGATTTATGGTAAAAATGCGTGTACAAAAATCTTTTCTAGTGAGAGGATAGATACGAACAGGACAACTAAAACTACTAGAAACTCTATTCCTCGGAAACGTTCTAATGATCCTCTTCGTGAAGAATCAGCTAGGAAAAGGCATTTCCACTCTTCTTTTTCTGGACCAAACATTGATGTTACTCCAAGCCCAAAAAATGTCCATAATGAGAAAGAGCCTGTATCGGAGAATTTGGAGGAGCTGTTCTTTATGACTCGGCGAGACACTAATTTTGTCGAGGAAGATGGTAGAGACCATCTGTTTGACCTGTCTGAGTTTGAAACGCCGGTCAAGAAACCAACCATAATGGAAGAAAAGGAGAGAGATTATCTACTAGATCCAGTCGGCTTTTGCTTGCCTGAATCTGACAAATTTCAGAATGCTGGAACTGAAGCTGGTCATGTTGATCTTCATAAATGTCTAGTCCCTGAAAGAAAAACTCAAGTACTGTCAGGTTTGTTCACGAACTTGTTTCTACCTATGTTACTCTAATTTTGCTGCAAGTGCCGGACACGGCTATTTTGGAAAAGATTCATGTCTTTGGACTAAAATGAACTGTCGAAGTGTTGTATAGTAATGTAGTGTCCAACAAACGACACACAAGCAAAGTGAAATGTTAAATTAACATACGATTCTACTCTCTACTCTTCTGTTCGACATTCCTAAATAAATTTGCATTTTCATGTAATTTTGTAACCTTTTTACTGTTGTTTGCCTTGTTCTCTGTGCATTCTATCTCTGTCAGAATATACTGAAGCAGACTTCCTAGTGCATGAATGTACTCCATACTCGAGCAATTCACCAAATGATTCAGTGCCTTTAGAGACTATCAAGCGTCAGCAAACTATTCACAAATCTGAAAACCTTAATTTGTCAGCTTCACCAGGTTCTTGTCTCCCTTGGTGATTTTTTTGCCATTCACTTGTACTATTGATTGATTGTGCATGCATTCAGTAGTTTACGTTTTCTGAAATTGCGTACTGATAGAATTCTGTTGTGCAGGTTTAAAAATGAGACAGATACATCAGGAAACAAGGGTGTTTAAACAAGAAGTGTTTTGTAATGTGATGGCTGATAATTCTGTTGGTGCTGGTGACTCTCCGAGTGAGCAGAGttataaaaatcaaaatcctggAGAGACTTTGATTCATACGATGAAAGTTGAAGGTAGGTACCTCTTGTCCCTCTAGTGAGGAAATCTATATACTCCAATCAGGATAGATGTTAGTTTTATTGTTTTCAGAATTATGGAATGACTTTATTATACGGTCATCAGGTGGAAGTAGCAGACCCATCAAGCAAGAAGCAAGAGAGTTGAAGCCAGATATCAGTGGTGGTCCGAGGTCTGGTTGTCTAGATGCTAACTTTTTTGTCCGTGAGCAGACCATGATTAACTATGTTGGTAAATTTGTGAAGGCAGAACCGTTGGACTGTGTTTATCCATCTGAAATTGCATGCCCAATACCAGTACCAGTACCACCATGCAGTGAAGATTTCCTGGTTTGTTCGTTTCTTATATTTGACTACCCTGACCTTCTCCCATTGTATTTATTACAACTCATTTCACGaccatttattattattttattccgACTCTTCATATTACCTTGCATACTCATGTTCAACACTCTACCCTCGAACATGGGTATGATACTTGAATACATAGGCAAACACACAAAGTTTTCTTTTTTCACAAAGTAACCGATTTAAACCATTGGACACATACACGCCGGTTGCTTCTAAGTTCTAGTCGAATCTGTATGCATACATTACTCTACTCAATCTGATATTGTGCTATAGTGTGCTAATGCAGGACCTACCTTAGCCTTCAATTAGGAAAAAGAATTGCTATTAAGCTTACTCAGCAGTTCCTGAAGCTTCAATATTCTGTTTATAGACTTTTAGCCTGTTTTTTATTTTCACAAAAAGGCCGTGAAGGTTGTAGCTAGGAAGCTGATCGAAGATGAGCATGAAGGCGAAGTGGCGAACAACATTCAGCCTGGTTCTTCATACCTAAGATATCTATCTAACCTAGTGCAGATGTGCATGTGGACCAAAATCTGTGTTATGGTCTTTTTGTTTTTAACTAATGGATGCTTTGTTGTAGTGTTTAATCGAATAGCAGAGAGGTTGTTTAAAGTAGAATGATTTATAATCTAACTTCAAAATTAGTGGCAGAgatatttgaaatttaaaatttgattcatcgatcctaaaagaaaaaaaaagaaataagcaAAGTTGTGTCATTGAGTGACAAATAGGAAACTCATTACTCATGGAAAGTTATGGTCTCTACCACATAATAGTTTACCTATGCATCTTCAACGGTGGTGTTGTTTCTGACTTTTTGGACTGGGATAGCGAGAGCTAACTATGGACACATACTTTGTGAAATGGTTAATATGTACTTCGTATGTTGCTCGGAGTAACAAGATCAAGTTGGTAAAGATAACAAGATATTGTAATTCCTATGATTGTCATCGATCATAGAGAGCCCTTTCACGTAATGTTGCTGAAATTAGGGACGTGTTTGGATAGTAAAAGTGGAGGGGAAAGGAGGGGAGGggaaaggagggaagggaaagggagaaaaggaaaggggagggggaatgaggTGTGAGTGTTTGGATACAATCAGACAGCCAGAATAGATTTTTATCGCACAAAAAAAAGGGATGAAAGTACTTTAGGGAGCCCCAAAGAGAGTGCTTCCCCGAAAACGAAGTAAACAATCCTTTTATAAACATATGGCACGTGACGAAAAAATAAGAATTATTGTTTCTATCTCACAAAGAAAAGGGATGAAAGTAAAAAGATTGCGGAAGAAGCTACTCGTTCCCTAATACAGGAAGGTGTTAATTGCAAACAAAGATGAAATTCCTACACTAGGACTCCTGCGAGGCCGGTGCTCCGGCCACCTTGAATAGAAAAATTTCAATCTCTGCGAACTTCGCCTCCGCTACGTCAAAGTCCTCATGCTTAGCAATCTCGGATATGATTTGCATAGTTTTGGCCTACACTACGACCGACCTTCGATCTACAAAGAGAAGATCCCAAAATGCCTTCCTCACTCGGTTACAAGCATCCTCTTGCCGACTCCGAACACAAGGAAGAGCATCCAAAACCAGCTCCCACTCAGGGTTCACAGGCTCCGAAGTCGCTTTACATTCCTCCGGCCAACCACCAGCGCACACACTAGAGACGTGACCGACTCCTCCGATCCGGTCGGCCGCCTACTCCTGGGCACAATGCTCATTCTCGACGACGACATCAGGAGAACTCCACGCTCAAAGCTCGCAACAACCTTATCGAGTGAAACacgaaaacaaatctaaaaaaataTGAACCCGTGAACTCACATACCAAAGGCATTTATAAGGGAAAAGCGCGAGGAGTAGGTGGACCGCCCCAAGCCGGCACATGACGCAATATCATTTGAAACGACAAGGTTTCCACGAACTCGCCTAAATGTCAGGGCCGTGTTAACCCGTTATCCAAAGGGAATAAACACCGAGCCATCCTGTTTAGGGCTAATTGATGGGGAATACCGAGTCGACCCGACCAGCATGCCAGTCGACGGGGCAAACGAATCTAAGTGACAGCCAGGTCAAACGTAAGGTACATATCCTCTCTCACATAAATATCTTCCCTTGGATTCTTTCCAAGTGAAGACACTTATATAGAGACAAAAGATAATTGTAAGGGAAGACAACAATATTCAGTCAATCAATCACAACAACTTCAttctctctctagaagtaagactacctAAAGTATCTAAGAGAGAGACCGGGATCGAGCCTCTCGCCAAACGTTCCGACTATACATCTGAGGATACCATACTGACTTGGGCATCGGAGAGGGCCTCCTTGGGACCCCCCACCCGCCGATGCCCTCTGTGTTACGTGTGCAGGGAAAACTCGAGACAGAGTGACACCATCTTATCCAACATTTGAAAGGAGCGTGTTGACCTGACACAGGCTTGGGCGACGCTGACTTGGTTGTTTTCAACCCGAaacaattattgttattattattattattattgttgttgttgttgttgttaattattattattgttattgttattattattattattattattattattattattattattattattattattattattattattattattattattattattattattattattattattattattattattattattattattattattattattattattattattattattattttaattataaaaacgtaaacttttattaatcaatcaaaagtttacaaaaaattggtgggcagccgagatacaaTATGGGCGtccactcccttagcaatagcaaagctaagtgtAGTGAAAATAAAAGCAGCAGCGCGCGCTCCGACAACCTGAGACAGAGAATATTTCTTAATCCGCTTGAGCAGTGCAATCCGCCTCCAACTCTCccaaagaagagagaaaaaggtAAGAAACCATAACcgatcaattattattattattattattattattattattattattattattattattattattattatccgttattattattattgttattattattgttgttattattgttgttgttgttgttgttgttgttgttgttgttgttgttattattattattattattattattattattattattattattattattattattattattattattggtttaagagttatgcgcaattgagttttCTAATGGCGACAAAATCAGcatgttgtgcatgaaaatcaaatATGGAGGGACGGAGGGTATCATGTActcaaacttaaaaagttgggtaccacgtgcaaaatgacaaagttcgagggtatcacgtgaattttccgttttaGAAAAGTTAGGCTCTTATAAATTCATTTCAGAAATGTTAAGTTCTAAGTTAAGTTCAAAAAAGTTAAGAAGGTACTATAAGTTAAGTTCAATAAAATTAAGTTCACCtaaattcaacaaaattaagttcagaaatattaagcaaaattaagttcaattcatataaatttatttTAGAAAAGTTAAGTTAAATTTAACAAAATTATATCAAAAGAACaccaattctcattgaagacggacactttACATTACAAGCTGAAGACGGGCTAAATGTGGCCATTTTAATGACAAAATATGACCATTTTAATGACAAATTATTATTATAGCTTAGGAAATTGTTTGGTAACTTTTTAgataaaatggttacattttcgtCTTAAATGGATCACATTTTACCTCATTCCCGTCACAAGTCACAACCAAGAATAATGTTGAGACTACCTGAGTCGTTGACTCGTTGGACATTTTGATTCCCTTATTTTCACCCTCTACACATTCTAATCCAAGTTCAAGCTCAGTCCTTCAATGGCGGGAACTATCAAAGCTCTCCACTTTAGACCCTCCTTCAGTATCTCACCAACCTCTTCCTCTTTTTTCACTTCATCTCTTCACTTCAAAACCCTTTTCCCCAAATCACATTTTCAAACATCTACAATTTCCTTCAATTCAATTAAAAACCCTTCAATTATTCATTTACCACCCAGATTAACTGTATCCCATATCAGAGCATCTTCATCATCTAACTCTGTACTACTCTTTTTACTCGTcccttttatttttttatttttaattattgatttcaattttctaatttattttctaaatttgtgtgttttttttattGAAGATTGATGATGGAGGAAACGGCAATCCTGAGGCTAAGAATTCTGGGAATTTGTTGCAGTTGGTAAAGCCAATTCTTGATTTTACTGCCAACAATTTTCTGCCATTAGGTAGTTTCTTATTTTAATCTTTATAAATCTATAAGTAGTTGCCCCCGTGTGATCGAGTAACCTATATAGCGTAAAGCGAGCCCGTTGTATGCATAAAACGGTCTCATTTGAGTTTCTGTGATACGTAGAAAGTATAAATAATACTGCAAGGTTTTGGAGTTTGTCTTCTATATTGGGGGAAGCAATTTGACTTTGTGCCTTGGTTATTTCCTAGTTACTATTGTTGGGAAATTAGCACCAATCTCCCACGCGCAACGGAAGCAACCAATCGACAagtaaaccgtaaaagtaaataaatgtaagcaataataagatgagacaatatttagggtcaaacccagggcaaaaccttccaaaccggaagtaaaacccacAAGCCAAATAgactagaatccactataataatatagtaccagtacaacgtaaccgtcccgaattaaataccaattcgaaacccacaataatataagataacaacctagccctccagtaatattagtcaatgccactaatatcacccctagagtaacctcctaaattattgtattATAACACCCGTTATACTGCCTCTCACCCTCAAACCCGACTTGCTATTTTCTACCAAGCTAAGTCACCTTGTTTGATATTTGTTGTGAGATACATTTCCAAAGGATTTTCCATCCTTTATATAGTCATGTGATAGTGACGTTATAATTTACCATCATAAATCACTTCACGTTGCCAACACATGAATTAACACAATTCATATGTTTTTCACGCAATGTTAAACAAATGAATTAACATTCATTTAACATCACATAAATACAAAATGTTACATGTTCATTGTAACACTTCTAATTAAAACTCTTTGTGTAACTTGTGTTGGATAATTTACCCAACAAATCTCCCCCTCCAACACAAGTGAACACCACCGAAGAATCAACCATTGACCTTTTGAAATCACCAGCTGCACACCCGAGTTAATATTCGGTCCTCACCTTAACTCATTATCACGGCCAATGCACCGTGTACAGCCTAAACCCAGTCAATGACGTTACTTGACTCCGGAGAGAAACCTCTTGCTCTCCACCTTCCTACAGCCAGAATTTTACCTTTGCGCCCGTCTCAGAACTCGAAAACAATCTACCTTCGTCGCCTCTTCCACGAACGAAACACGTGCACGATTTTTCCGTTTCACCATCCCGTGAGGTTTTTACCGCATATGCATCCAGACGGTATAAACCACGACGTAGCTCCCCCTTCACGAGGACCATAGGACCCTTAGTCACTTTCATTACTCCCCACGAGCTTTACACCCATAACCCTGAGTCTAGTTGACTAAGTGAAATTAAATTCTGCCGCAACTTTGGAACATAAGCAACCTTGTCCAAAGTGTGCACCACCCCATTTGACATTTTGATTTTCACCACCCCAATACCCATGACATCAACTATTGAGTTATCAGCCAAACTCAATTTCCTAGCCACGCCTTCTTGGAGCTCCTCAAAACTATCCTTTCGGGTGCAAATGTGGTTGACACAACCAGAATCTAATATCCATTCTTCCTTGGAACACACGTCGTTTACATCCGTGACCGCAAATATGTCACTACCATCGGTAAGGAAACAACCACTACTTCCTTCACCGGCAACCAAGTTGGTGTCGCCCTTGTTTTCTTCATTCCCGCATTTCTTAGGACAGAACCGCCTAATATGCCCAAGGTCACCACACTTGAAACACTTCACATCATTATTCCTAGAAGCGTTCGGACCGAGACCGCCATGCTTCGATCCATCCTCCCCGTTAAACGATCGACCTCTCCCATCCCGAGCAATCGCAATTGTACCCGTCTTGTCGCTCCGTATTCCGACCTTATCCTTCTTCCTCGCATCAAAGGACAATAAAAGTCATCGTGCTTGCTCCATTGTGATGGTGTCTTTCCCGCACAGAATAGTATCCACATAAGTCTCATATGTGTCCGGGAGAGAATTGAGGAGTAGTAACGCCTTATCTTCCTCCTCAAGCTTCACCTCGATCTTCTTTAACTCGTCTAACAGTCCATTGAACACATTTACGTGCCCAATTAAATTTTCATCCTCGTCCATCCTCAACCGATATAACCGCCGCTTCAAAAGCAACTTGTTGGTCAAACTCTTCGCCATGTAGAGCTTCTCCAACTTTTCCCATATCACCGATGGAGAGTCGTCATCAAGAACACAATTGATGACTGAATCCGAGATGCACAACCTAATAGTACTTGCA is a window encoding:
- the LOC141612918 gene encoding uncharacterized protein LOC141612918 isoform X2; its protein translation is MGSERYVRDTCRQNCFSKHWKKHGEPPKVCAFSKSMIGNGFDISMVIPPKFSKKLKSLVGEKFTLEDSSGRRWDVLLTRTEGSLAFVTGWLNFVLDHDIQYGDLLVFYYLNDRRFLVEIYGKNACTKIFSSERIDTNRTTKTTRNSIPRKRSNDPLREESARKRHFHSSFSGPNIDVTPSPKNVHNEKEPVSENLEELFFMTRRDTNFVEEDGRDHLFDLSEFETPVKKPTIMEEKERDYLLDPVGFCLPESDKFQNAGTEAGHVDLHKCLVPERKTQVLSEYTEADFLVHECTPYSSNSPNDSVPLETIKRQQTIHKSENLNLSASPGLKMRQIHQETRVFKQEVFCNVMADNSVGAGDSPSEQSYKNQNPGETLIHTMKVEGGSSRPIKQEARELKPDISGGPRSGCLDANFFVREQTMINYVGKFVKAEPLDCVYPSEIACPIPVPVPPCSEDFLDLP
- the LOC141612918 gene encoding uncharacterized protein LOC141612918 isoform X1, with translation MGSERYVRDTCRQNCFSKHWKKHGEPPKVCAFSKSMIGNGFDISMVIPPKFSKKLKSLVGEKFTLEDSSGRRWDVLLTRTEGSLAFVTGWLNFVLDHDIQYGDLLVFYYLNDRRFLVEIYGKNACTKIFSSERIDTNRTTKTTRNSIPRKRSNDPLREESARKRHFHSSFSGPNIDVTPSPKNVHNEKEPVSENLEELFFMTRRDTNFVEEDGRDHLFDLSEFETPVKKPTIMEEKERDYLLDPVGFCLPESDKFQNAGTEAGHVDLHKCLVPERKTQVLSEYTEADFLVHECTPYSSNSPNDSVPLETIKRQQTIHKSENLNLSASPGLKMRQIHQETRVFKQEVFCNVMADNSVGAGDSPSEQSYKNQNPGETLIHTMKVEGGSSRPIKQEARELKPDISGGPRSGCLDANFFVREQTMINYVGKFVKAEPLDCVYPSEIACPIPVPVPPCSEDFLCANAGPTLAFN